The Gigantopelta aegis isolate Gae_Host chromosome 9, Gae_host_genome, whole genome shotgun sequence genomic sequence ttccatttTCATTCACATATACAATTCATACACTGTGAAACgatatgtacatattattattaatacacattttataaatatttaaatcatttatacatgtacaaacaaaccaaccaaaaCACTTCAGACATACTCTCTCCAAgatctattttttattataactaAATGCACAGttgttacaatttttaaaaacaattatttaatggAACTTTTTCTCCTGAAAATCAgacgtaaaaaaaataagacTAACATACTAAATAGGAAAAAAGTTAcataaatttttgtttaaaaaaatatattcccaatttattcttaaaaaaaagaagtcaaacttattatttaattatatttgagCAATATTAGTCTCGGCTCATTAGTCATATAATAAACTCTAAGCACGAATGGTGTCGCATTTTTCACATGATCTTTCATAAAACAGATACACTAAATTAAATCAATTTTAatgtgaaatattaaattttcacacacagaaaattattttaaatgtgccccttttaagtttaaaaatgcCCTTCTTATGGGGTACCTGGAGAAGAATCACTCCTACTGTGCCctcattcattttgttttgtcaccCTTATTTATTTAAAGCTACACAGGCCCCAGATAACTCTGACATAACATAGCTGAATGTGCTGGATAGATAAGCAAGGCTACACAAACGTATTGACATTCATGCAAATATGTTAaccattttaacaattaaaaaatcagATAAAACTGATACTTTAACACTTCATTCATTGAATTCGGTGTGGCAAAATATTTTTCCCTGCCTGCCGCACAATGACAATTTCAGAATGTTTATGGCTTGATAGTCATGAAATGTGAAATAGTTCGTCACTGAATCTCCAAATGAAATAATACTGAGTTACAAAAGTatcaacaataattttaatgctGATGAACAAAGAAATCATTGTTACATCTTttcctatattaaaaaaataataaattcattaatgtaaataacaatttcattattatattaaatcatCAACTAAATATGTCTTTTTGTATACCTCAACATAGTCTGAACAAGATTTCTAATTTTAAGTTTAACTTGGCAAAAAAAATGGCTATTTCTTATATGTGTTGAAAACAATTCAAGTTGTCActtaatgaatattaaaaaaccaacctaaaataacaaaaccccaaaatatCCAAGATGAATAATGAATGGAACATTGGTAGGTAAAAAATTATACTGTGGAATTTGTTCCTTTCGTTCTTTTACTGTTATTCAATAATTCAATATTGATCATAAGGTGCCAAAGAAAAACAACTTTCCTCAATGctatattaatttttgtctatTGGGTAATCTTGACTATAAGACAGTCTTCCAATTTTAAGaactaaaactaatttttatccCCATTTTATGACtaaaattgtttgtcattttaaaaaaaatgcaaatcaTGGCTTTTTCAAGAGTACTATTcacaaaacaatacatttccatgattattttttaattacagtcGAACCTCGTTAATCTGGACTCCGATTATCCGGAAACCCCACTTTCCGGACAGATGAGCGACAAAACGAAACGGCTATTTTGCAAAAAATTTCATTAACCGGATATTCAGCTTCCGGACGGTCATAATCCAAAACAATGTGTCAAGAGTAAAGGAAATTCGCTTCATTTAACCGGttactgctaaaacaacaaaTCCCCTGCCTTCAATAAACGCGACCAGTTAAGACCAGTCAGGCAATCCACACACGCTCTAATGGCTGCAAGGGGTTTCACACCTCTGTTTGTTTTACACACTTATCGCTTATTTAGTGCACTGTGTTAGATATACCACTCTATGATCCTGTTGTGTTTTATAATCTTTAGAACAGTCAATTAAGGGTAATTAACTTTGAGTTACTGTTACAATTGGTCGACAAAAGACAAATGGTCAGAGTTAAGGGATATCACgttttttaaatacttatagAGAAATGCACATTTTGTAAGGAATTTCCTTTGGTCGATGTTCCATTTAATTTAATGCTTCTTATCTTAACAATGTCCACTCAACTGAGGATAATCAATTTTGAGTTACTGTTGCCATCTGGTTGGGGCATAAAGATCAAACTTTTAAGGTTTTGACACCATTTTCTAACTGTCATTTTGAGACAGTTGGCGAGGAAAACAATCTCGAACTTGTTCTTAAAATGCAAAGCTCTTTTATGTCAAACTGCTATTAGACAATGCCTTATTTCAGAATACTTTGTGAAATATTCACTCTAGGTTTGTGCACGTGTgcatgtcattttttaaaaaagcaaaaaaaaaaagcatgaaatacaatcatttatttgtttaaccttCAATAGaaggttaaacaaataaatgattgtatttcatgctttttttttttgcttttttaaaaaatcttttgtaATCAAAGAGAGACTACTCTGGACATGATTCAGTAGTCCGGAAATTCGTTTATCCGGTCAATTTGTGGGAAAACAATTCTGTCCTGATTAACGAGGTTCGACTGTAAATGATATTTTGATGGAAAAATATAATCAATTTCCAGGCAAAGATACATGGTTATATAAGAGGATATCAGCTGTTTGCTTTAATTTACAGTACATGTAGTTTTCATCAACAAGATTAGCgatcaatatatttttgtagaaTTGTCATATCACACTGTATGAGAGAAACCTGTATCAACCATATCAGAAAGTATTAAAATGCTACCTGAGATCAGTGTTTCTTATCTAGTAAGATATGACATTGATCAAAGTTTGacacaacattaatttttaatacatacttcacaattcattaaaaagaaCAGTACCAATTATATTACTGTATCTTTGGTGCAACTTTATATTGTAAACTACATTTTAGTGTGTCACAAATGCATCATAAGTGCCCATACGATGTGTGTTTTTGACAATTTCCTACGAATATCCTATGGGCGTTGGTGACATCCTATGGACATTGTTGAGTTTTTGGCCGATATTTGGGCATCGTAGTGTCATCAGAAACTATTAATGCGGAATTATAACTTTTTGAGGACcgtatgatttttaaaatcggAAACCTACCACAGACATATCGTAGGGGCACCTTGTGCCTTGAGGTGACCTTGCAGCGGCCTTGAGGTGACCTTGCAATATCTCGAGACATCGCAGGGAGGCCACACGATGCCCCTACAATGTCAGGACAATGTACGGGCATTGTACGGTGACCTTACGATGGCCGTAAACACACCATATCTAATGTGACCATGGCAAAGATTTTTGCGAGAACCGTACGATTCTTTCCCGATGTCGCAGATGCTAGGACGCTGTACAgttacacacagacacacacaccccccatCACATGGCGGCCGGTGCATTTGTGACTGAGGCATCATCAAGAAAAACCTTTTGAGGAACATTTGTAATGTAAATGATTTCATAAAAGGGCAAAATGACCCCTTAAAGACATATGGTTGCTTAACTGAGGTGGCAACCTGAGTAAACAGGACTATTTATTGGTGAATGATTATCTTTGTGTCCGGAATATTATCATGAATTGAATCAATGGAATCACTGGcatatatattttcctgtcgccccataacatgACTCCCCACCCACTTATAAAATACTGGCTATGTCAGTGAACGGCATATCTCCAAGTGGTGTGATATATTAAATATGAGCTTGATGACATGGTGAAGTATATTCACTCTGTTTGGAACATGATCATGGCTTGCTCGGAGGTAGAAGTGGAATCAGAGTTTGTTTCTTCGGTCACAGTTTCTGCACTCACAGCCTGTGTGTTGAACCTATGCTGCTGCTGAGCCAGTTGCTGTAACAAAAAGTAAACAATTCTAGACATGGAAACCAAAGCATAAAGATTTAGATGCAGTGTGGTACATGTAGACATGTGCAGAGGGTGGTTTGGGGGTCAAAACACCCTCCCCCgctgcaatatatatatttttttcaatgtattttctttttgcGCCAGTCTAGATCCCTCCCCCAACTCCACATTGCAaaatttcctgcacatgcgcctgacATGGAAATCAAAGTTTAAACATTTAAGATggatttcataaaaaaaatctggaaattGAGATGGAACTTTTGTACTCAGAAGCCAAAGTTTATAAAGTTTTACATTCAAACCAAAGCTTAAAGATTTATATAAAAGTTTTTATGTACAAACTAGAGTGTAAATATATAGATGCATTTTTTGTACATGGAAACCAAAGTGTAAAGATTTAGATGAATTTTTCTACATGGAAACCAAAGCATAAAAATTTAGATGACAATGATGGATACaagtcaacaacaacaaaccaccTAGGCGAAAAataaatggggttttttttttacggagCTAAGAGCactaaaaaaaagaggaatttAATTAACGACCAGAACAAAACCAAGACTGGTTGATCCAgagtttataaagttaaaagttaaagtctgttttgttttataacatcactatagcacagtgattaattcaTTGCATATCAAACAGTTGATAAAGTCTAAgaaaaaccagctacatttttccattggcagtaagggatcttttatatgcatttcccccacacaggagagcacataccacagtcattgatatacagtgaaatctctcaagaccggacactctgtaaaccggaattccctcaaaactggacgttttacagtccctttttaaaaaccaggacataacttaacctctctaaaccggatccctctaaaaaccagatatttgttttggtcccaagggtatctggtttagaggggtttcactgtatcagtCATCTGGCATTGCTTGGGAAGGGGGAAAAGAATATatcagaaaatgggtccaccgagggggtTTGATCCCATCACCCAGGCGACTGATATGTAAATCATCAAACCTGTAATGCCTCCAGCTGACTGGGGTCGGTAACGACAAGAACCTGTCGCCCCTGCAGATCTCCCACCGTGATGCTGGTGATGCCGTGAGCCTCCTGCAGCTGTTGGAGAGTTGGGGCTGGTAACGTCACCACACCGATACCTGATGTATTGGCACCGACGGCTTCAACCATTGCCACCGAGGCGGAAGTCTGTAGTAAGAAAAGATTGTCAATTTAAAccagaattctgtggaattaaacGTCTTGCATACTATTAACTGTCGCTTAATAGTTGCATTTATAGATGCTCatttaaatgaattttaaacTCCCATCATCAATGATAACACAATTTTTTCAAAGCAGTATGTTCAAACcagatattaattattatttaaatctgGGATCACCTTGCCTAAAGCCAAATTAGTCAACagctaatttttatataatgtggctacaacatttagcaTATGGATAAGAAATACTCTTCATATCTGAAAATTTACTACAATAGAACTATTCCCAGTTTGAGCCCCATAAATCACTTAATGTACAATAATGCaaacatcaatataatttatttttttatacctGTTGAGCATCTGAAGTATTTATCACTAGAGTTCCGTCCCCTTCTTCAGTTGTCACAGTGCTGCCATCTGCACTAGTAAGGAGCTGAAGTCTAATACGTTTTTCGGGAGGTTCCTCAGAGCCTTCAACtcctgttaaaacaataaaacttaACATGTACCAATGAAATACACAAACCACTGATTGCAGTATGCCTCAGTCTAGAAATTCCAATTAATTACTACAAAATAgacatttttctttcatttgtaaAGCTGCAAAGGATGGTATCATTCATTGGCAGTGCCgacctttttattttatttgataagCTGGCATCCAGACTTATTTGATCATTGACAGTGTTGGCCTCGAGGTGTAGTCAATcaataaagaaaaagaagacatttttctaatttgtttatGCACAAAATCCCACTGATACTATCTAAGGAAAAATTTATTACCAGTTTTGAGACCATACTATTCTTTTAATGTTCGGTATACAAGATATTGGTGTTCACAGATAAATATTTTGGTTCCACAAGAATGTTAGGAACAGGACCTACAGGGGTGAACTTAATGgagtttaatgaatgaatgaatgtttaacctagcacaaaaaacccacatcgcCTAGCACAAAAGTATTGATTAATTATATCGCCATGACAACCTACCTTGCAGAGCTGCTTGTGCTTGAAATATCTGAGATTCAGACTCCTGAGATACTTCCTCCCCATGTATTGTTCTCTTGTGCATGGCCAGCGTGGAAGTCTGGCGGTACGTTTTGCCGCAGTGATTACAACTGTAGGGTTTGGAGTGCGTGTGTACCACGTGATGCTTGTAGAGACTAGAGTACTCGGTGAAGCGTTTACCGCAACCTTGAACCGTACAAACATATGGCTTCTCACCTgtagaaaacaaattaacagaTTCTACATTACAGACATACGGCTTCTCACCTGTAGAAAACACATTCACAGATTCTACATTACAGACATACGGCTTCTCACCTGTAGAAAACACATTCACAGAttctacattacatacatacggCTTCTCACCTgtagaaaacaaattaactgatTCTACAGACAAACATACGGCTTCTCACCTGTAGAAAAGAAATGAACAGATTCTACATTACAGACATATGGCTTCTCACCTGtagaaaacacattaacagatTCTACATTACAGACATACAGCTTCTCACCTGtagaaaacacattaacagatTCTACATTACAAACATACGGCTTCTCACCTGTAGAAAACACAATAACAGATTCTACATTACAAACATACAGCTTCTCACCTGtagaaaacacattaacagatTCTACATTACAAACATACGGCTTCTCACCTGTAGAAAACACAATAACAGATTCTACATTACAAACATACAGCTTCTCACCTGtagaaaacacattaacagatTCTACAAACATACGGCTTCTCACCTGTAGAAAACACAATAACAGATTCTACATTACAGACATACGGCTTCTCACCTGtagaaaacacattaacagatTCTACAGACAAACATACGGCTTCTCACCTGtagaaaacacattaacagatTCTACATTACAAACATACGGCTTCTCACCTGTAGAAACAAATTAACAGATTCTACATTACAAACAAAGCTTCTCACCTGTAGAAACAAATTAACAGATTCTACATCACAAACATCAATATGACAGAGATCAATACTGCACAGTATTATACATCTTTCTCACACACcaattggtgagaacatcattcactatttttgataacacatactgttaacacatatatgtgCGATAACAAGTTAAAGACATAAGACTGACTGCTCGTAGGTGAGGACAAGGTCGCCAATACCATGCCATCCAATAAAACAAAAGCATGATCAAAATCAATCACTCTGTGACGAACAAATTAACTTGAAGTTAACTTGTCTGTGACGAATAAGTTAACTATAAGAGCTATGGTCGTAAACAGGTGTTAgttggaaaaggcatttaaatttattttaaaattgtttttttgaagatatgtagcaaatagaatactacattcgtgtctgttagatactatttatcttacaacttgtttaaaaaacatatctAACTAGCTTTACTTCattggatacattttaaaactacttGTTGTAAGATTAATGGTAACTAAtagccactcgtgtagtattctctatacatATCTAAACCAATTCAAATTACTTCAATTAACACAAATAATCAAACAGTAATATAGCAATAGAtatgaaaataattaacaaaatccACACATATTTAAACCTGAATATAGTTCTTTCAACATTTTGGTGTTAATAAACGTGCTGATACTACAAGTACCAAAAGGCAggaaaacacaaatatatatatatatatatatatatatatatatacacacacacacacaaaggccttggtatgtgctgtagtgtgtgggaaagtgcatataaaagatccattgctgcttatggaaaaatgtgacAGATTTCCCCCAAGACGTGTCAAAAAGAACTAAATGTCTGACTTTAAATTACGTTgttgaaacaaataaaacatcactGTTAAGGTTTCACCAGTTAGATGGCCTGATATTGTAATGATAGAACAGAAGTTAGCTATATTATGGTGAAGTTCATTTAAAGAAACATACCTGTATGTATTCTAATATGATTCTTATAATTGGTTGCACTAGCAAACGCTCTGTTGCAGCCTTCTGCTTGGCACACATAGGGCCGCTCCCCCGTATGTGTTCTGATGTGCACTTTACGGATGTTTGATGTGGTAAATGAGCGATTGCACTCTTCAAATGGACACTTAAAGGGCTTTTCACctgcaaaataaatatacaaaacatttgaGAAAAGTCCTATACTTGAGcttttgccaaaaaataattaatcagGGGACTGTATAAGAATGTTGGGGTAAAGGTTTTCTTTTAGATAAGCCTTCTCATTCCACAATAGtagcctttttttttcattcttaatCTAAAACCAAATTCCTTCCAATGGGTTGCTTAAATTACTGGAAACAATTGAAGACAACCAACCTGTGTTCTGATATCAGATTTTAAGACTTAAAAATTAACATCAATCAGGCAATAagtctaaaatatttgttttgggaATTGGAATTTTACCCACTTTACAAGCTGGCAATACATATTATCCAGCAATCCTAGATACTGGAATCACCAAGAGTTTGACCAATCAGTTTTTAACTTGATGATTTAGCCTGAAAGGTTTAAAGTTTAATGAATTAATCAGTGGTTAagacaaaatgtttaaattagtGTAACCAATTATGCATACAGTATCTATAAGGTATCTTTCAGTATCAATAGGAACCATGGCTTCACTTtttccaaatatattttaaaaataaatatttcattaaccCACCATTTTATAAACAACTGGGACCAGGgcacatgcttataaaactttaaaatccaCACTTATCACTTCAGCAAAAGTCTCCATACTATTTGTATGGATGAGACTTTATTCAATactaaagtctagactttaaagtATTATAAACAACTAGGCCCTGGTCTAAGTGAATACATTTAAGAGAAAATCGAACAAGTAAGATTTAGTTTCAAGGCATAATTTAAATTCACCTGTGTGAGTTCGGACATGTTTCTGTAAATCGCCTGACGTCTTGAAGGCTTTATCACACGGGTCCTCCGGACATTTGTACGGCTTTTCTCCAGTGTGAACTCGAGTGTGGCTCTTCAACCCATAGCCAGTCGCAAATGCCTTGCCGCACGTCTCAAACTCACACTTGAATGGACGGTCACCTGTATGAGATCGTTCATGTACCTGTTGGGgggaaaaaactattttttatgcaagaggttttaaatattacacaatGCAGGAATTACCATACTAGATCAAAAATTAATTGTCATTTGTTTCCAACATTTAATTCTTTTTAGAGAACTGTGTATTTATATAAGTAGATTATTTTcctatttaaggattgtctggtatatttttatgtacatcagagtatgaaaaaaaaaaccccactagaAAACTATAAATttggctaataataacactaaaagtacatattttatatctaatttttttttgttcttaaacAAAAATGCTCAATAAGATAAAGTACCAAagtatgttattttttatgttcatcaagAAATGACAAAACTCTCATTGCTACAGCTGGACCATTTGGATGACTTTTAAAGTGTAACgaatgtaaaagaaatttaattatttaataatgaaaggTATTCAACTTGTGCACATTTTGTAACTGAACAAATGACAACATAAACCATGCTACCCTACAATACATTTTCTAATGGTAACTACATTTTAAGAATTGGATTCCTTTACCAATAAATGTTTCACATGCCACAGGTCTTTTTGCAAGccacatttttgtattattgaGCCGGTTTAATAAACAACATTATAACATTCAAAACAGAATGACTAAAAGACAAAGTTATTCCCCCTAATTAAACCATGTCAATCATACTTAAAACATTACCACCTAATGAAACTTAATACCTAATACACAGTGTCACAAGTGTTTCAAAACAAACCATTTACCTTCAAATGATGAAGTGTTGTGTACATTCTACCACAGCCTTCATAGCCACATTTATAAGCCTTTCCTTCAATACCCTTGTCTCCTGTCACGCGATACACACTGGGGCTGTTAGCCTGTCAACAATACATCCAAAACAAtgcatattataaatattatctgTGGAGTGCATTTGCTGGACAAAAATCTATGAATATGTTTGTGGTCCATAAcagaaaattttaaaacaaaattttaatccAATTTTAGTAGTaagtgaaaaattaaatatactgaaatatttattttcaggaACTTGAGATAGCAATATAACATCAGTTTAGAATAATCTTTAGAAATCAACAAAAGTTCCACAACTAacatatcaaagaccatggtatgtactgccctgtctgtgaaAATGTACATACATAACCTTTTAAGACCCCATGCtgctattaaacaaaatatcttaTGATAGTAATGGGTTTATGTCATTGACACCTTCATGTAACAAACaatatgttgggggggggggggtcgttaaCATTCCCCATCTTTCCTTcaaaatattgtcaaaaataaaatatttaacttatGGTTTAGTTATCTACACTTTGAACAATGCACTTATATTTACCTGTGAGGTCAGCTGTTCCAAATTCAATGTTCCATTTTCCAGACCAGATCCATCTGCAAAGATGGCCTCTGGGTTTGGATGAGCAATGAATGCCGTGGTCCCATCTTCCAGTGTTATGGCCTGCAAACCTTGATCCACTAAAAACCAATAACAAGttgaattaaattatttattataatttaaactaatttaataatatgtgcATATTTTTACAGACTTACACATTTTGTAGAATCCGTCAGTGCCATAATTATGAACattcaatgtttttttaactatttaaagaaagccattttttaaactttgttgTACCAAATCACTTCTATCATTTCTAGATTTCTCAAGTTACTCCAATAATGTATCTGTTAACTTTTCTTCAATTCTCAACTTTTATAAGATCAAAAAATTAGTGTTGggaattttaggccatcccattggctgttgggatgttcataccagaccacttgcgtgtgGGGGGAGGTGTActtgttgaggacaggtaatgttgaaaagaaaagtCTACCTATGTCTTGtacacatgtattttcatcCAGTCACATCAACTACAACAGGATGTATTATGATGATACAACAAACAAGTACCcatgatacatttaaaaaaaaacatttcaactaCTCACACGCTGCCTTTGGTGTAGTCTGCAGGTAAGCTGTGCTACCATCTTCAAGTTGAATAGCCTGACCCGCTATAAGTTTACTGACCGATTCACCTGTAACAATCATAAAACGATCAGtacataattataggatattaaacaagtttCCATTTCGTAtaatgtttatgtcctgagtgaaataatttcaactgtcatgagctttagcaagtgacaatgaacattatttcactaggaacataaacatgatacaaaatggtagtgagtttaatatccaatttattacccatagtcgatcttaatttatatcgctTGGCTGACATtcttgtaaggttgtagtgtgtCAATCGATGATGCcatcgtgtgacgtcgaagtgttatgtcccactagaacgccaatatcactttgatatgtaccaggatatttttaaccatacgGGTAATAATAATTTGTGCTAACtagtacaaaattattattttaaactctCTTTTTCTGTATCATCTTATTCCATTTAGCTGGTCCACTTTAATTTAAGAGTAAGGCAGGGGTAATACAAAAGCTACTCTATTGGTGTAAATAACGCAACCAACATGAAGGTAAGGTTCCAGCAACGTGCTAGTATTCGACTaagtcaaaacaaacaaaacaaacaaacaaacaaaactagctCTATTTCAATTTCGGTGAACCGTTCTAaattatgtgtcaaaattaccttcacAAAATTATGCAACTGTTTCTATTTGACTATAATCCCAcaggacatttgcaaattcaatagcaccaaaaccacccTCCTCACCCACCTCCGACCCCGGTTGGACTGCCTTTGCTCCCTTGGACAAGATTGGGAGGTGAGATTGCATGTTTAGAAAGCTTATTTACTTTTCGGTGTATCTCCTTGCACGACAGCTGTACTTCCATCTTCCAGGGTAAGAGTCTGTCCTTCCAGAAACTTCTCATTAGCTAAAATGAATAATGGCAAGACGAGGAGCCAAAGTTATATAGATCTACAAGACACTACAGTAAAATACACAATGACAAAggctttataaaataaaatacaattagctCAAATAGACCTtagatgttaattgttttaacaCAACCTTTCCATACATTTACCTTTCTTGACACCAAATAGTCGAtgcatatttttgtgctggggtgtcattaaacattcattaattcaattCACAAAGCTGTATCAAGAATCTGATGGTATTTAAATTAGTGACTAGAATAAGATGGAGAATATGGACAAATTTGGACAAGCAACAGAAAATCCGGAATCACTGTACAAATGAAAATCAGAAAACTTCAGGATGCCAGCACTTGTGGGTGCTCAGTAtctattcttcttcttcttctgtgttcaagctatagttgatcatgcttttGATTTAGATTCCGGTTGGGGTGATAAAAAACActgtctctgtcaagtcttctttggaaccccaaagcttgacagccagtgttgctccattcggccagtgctttatcctggcttCATTGTAGAGGGGGCAAAATTGCAGGATGTGCTCTGGGGACTGTGGTCCTGTTTGACATGACATTCATcagtgtctgccagtttcagGCGGCACGTATGGGATCTGAGATGGCAGTATCTATTCAAAATGATGCATACTGAATGACTTACAGGTACATGCAAGGTCTCATCCACATGAACACATTACTGGTGTGAGAAATGGCAGCAATGATGCCTACACTGCATATGTTCTAGTAGATACACAGCCAAAGCAGGTATTGAATTTGGggattttttaaagatatattatatgatttatTATAGATATTTTAAGATACCGTGACATAATGTGATACTTGTGACCCAAAATCTGGGATTCGTGCAAGCATGAAGTCGTGCTAAATTCGCCACATACAAAGTATTACAGAAAGACTCACCTTTAGGGTGCTGTATGAAAGCTGTGGTGCCATCAGCCAGTGTGACCGCCTGGACAACGTGACCATTTGCCATCGTTACGATGTTGCCGTCTGGCAGAGACATGCTCACTGGATGAGATGGGTTGTTGTCGGGGAATGCCTGGGTGTTCTGCAAACAGTAACACAAGGAGTTCCAC encodes the following:
- the LOC121380759 gene encoding zinc finger protein 76-like isoform X1 codes for the protein MDGILDSDLPEVDDNVNHDGVSPLANSDDVIPGNEQHVLPITPEGDGLSTEHDAPLGPGTNGMSQAHQDGMSPLVPDDDGISATNHEDVSPITSDSHGISHLTDHNSVSTLAARDNGMSNADRVDVLPLTSEANGMSNADHNDMSPLTAGAEGMSSGAQQSGHISVLPLEATGDVCEGVPGQNVLACLSEAAAADNATEIKEENTDGERMGLSLGENVPLPTSETQVVGLLLQSAENTQAFPDNNPSHPVSMSLPDGNIVTMANGHVVQAVTLADGTTAFIQHPKANEKFLEGQTLTLEDGSTAVVQGDTPKSESVSKLIAGQAIQLEDGSTAYLQTTPKAALDQGLQAITLEDGTTAFIAHPNPEAIFADGSGLENGTLNLEQLTSQANSPSVYRVTGDKGIEGKAYKCGYEGCGRMYTTLHHLKVHERSHTGDRPFKCEFETCGKAFATGYGLKSHTRVHTGEKPYKCPEDPCDKAFKTSGDLQKHVRTHTGEKPFKCPFEECNRSFTTSNIRKVHIRTHTGERPYVCQAEGCNRAFASATNYKNHIRIHTGEKPYVCTVQGCGKRFTEYSSLYKHHVVHTHSKPYSCNHCGKTYRQTSTLAMHKRTIHGEEVSQESESQIFQAQAALQGVEGSEEPPEKRIRLQLLTSADGSTVTTEEGDGTLVINTSDAQQTSASVAMVEAVGANTSGIGVVTLPAPTLQQLQEAHGITSITVGDLQGRQVLVVTDPSQLEALQQLAQQQHRFNTQAVSAETVTEETNSDSTSTSEQAMIMFQTE
- the LOC121380759 gene encoding zinc finger protein 76-like isoform X2 — its product is MDGILDSDLPEVDDNVNHDGVSPLANSDDVIPGNEQHVLPITPEGDGLSTEHDAPLGPGTNGMSQAHQDGMSPLVPDDDGISATNHEDVSPITSDSHGISHLTDHNSVSTLAARDNGMSNADRVDVLPLTSEANGMSNADHNDMSPLTAGAEGMSSGAQQSGHISVLPLEATGDVCEGVPGQNVLACLSAADNATEIKEENTDGERMGLSLGENVPLPTSETQVVGLLLQSAENTQAFPDNNPSHPVSMSLPDGNIVTMANGHVVQAVTLADGTTAFIQHPKANEKFLEGQTLTLEDGSTAVVQGDTPKSESVSKLIAGQAIQLEDGSTAYLQTTPKAALDQGLQAITLEDGTTAFIAHPNPEAIFADGSGLENGTLNLEQLTSQANSPSVYRVTGDKGIEGKAYKCGYEGCGRMYTTLHHLKVHERSHTGDRPFKCEFETCGKAFATGYGLKSHTRVHTGEKPYKCPEDPCDKAFKTSGDLQKHVRTHTGEKPFKCPFEECNRSFTTSNIRKVHIRTHTGERPYVCQAEGCNRAFASATNYKNHIRIHTGEKPYVCTVQGCGKRFTEYSSLYKHHVVHTHSKPYSCNHCGKTYRQTSTLAMHKRTIHGEEVSQESESQIFQAQAALQGVEGSEEPPEKRIRLQLLTSADGSTVTTEEGDGTLVINTSDAQQTSASVAMVEAVGANTSGIGVVTLPAPTLQQLQEAHGITSITVGDLQGRQVLVVTDPSQLEALQQLAQQQHRFNTQAVSAETVTEETNSDSTSTSEQAMIMFQTE